ACGTATAAATTCTGTAAAGACGCGACAGGGCGCATCTCTACATTTTTGTATTTTTTTAGTAAGGTGAATTTTTATCAGTTGGCTGCGCTAGGTTGCTGATTTTGCGTTGATTTCCAACTAGATTGAGTCATTTCTAACATACCCCACTGAGGTAGGTGTTGTTGATAGATTGCTAGTAATCCCTTTGCTGTGTGTTCAATTGCCCAATCTTGTTGCAATTCACAGGCAACACTCAGCCAGTTCGTCACCTTGACACCATGCTGTGTTAAGTTGGCGATCGAAGAGTGCAAAACGATGTTGGAATAGTTACCTGATGCATCAATAACCAAACGCACATCGTAACCCTCACTTGCCATCGACTTAGCTGGGATGCCAATACAAAAATCTGCAGTAATACCAGCCGCTATCACCTTCTTACGACCTGTGGCTTCGATCGCTCCCCGAATCCGTTCATCATGCCAGGAATTAATTTTAGTGCGGTAAATGGGTTGCACATCTGGGAACAGTTCTCGAATTTCTGGAATAATTGGACCTAAGGGACCAGCCGGACCCATTGCTGCTGCTGTAAGAACAACGGGAATGTTGTGTAGCTTGAGTACCTTAGCAAGAGCGATTGAGTTATTGCGTAAATGAACAGGATCGATGTCCCCTGCAAAGAGCATTAGCCCTGCCTGGTGGTCGATGAGCAAAGCACAGGCATTATTGTCGTCCAACATCTCATAAGTCATGCCATGTCTCCCATTGATGCAATTTTCTTGTCTATAGTCCAACTATTGCTTATTCAGCTTTTACTGACTGGGCAAGTTGCGTTGTGCCTGTTAGTTTGACTGATACTGAAAGTTACTGACTACACCAACTCATAGTAGCGATCGCGGCTTACTTTGTCTTTCTCAAATCTTGCTAAAATTTCTTCTATCTTGCTACCTGAACCGTTTATCTACAAAAACTCTCTAGGGATAGATTTATTATTATCCTCAAGATAGAACTTAGAGTGATTGTCGATAGACAAAGGGTGCTATGCCCATATGTTTGCGAAAGAATGTTGTCAATTGTTGTTGATTGGTAAAGCCCAAGCGATCGCTAATCTCGGCGATGGATAACTCCTGCTTTGCAAGTAATTGCTTTGCTATTTCAAGGCGACGCTGAGAGACGTATTGCCAGGGTGTCTGCCCAGTAGATTGCTTGAATAGCCGGGAGAAGTGATACTTGCTCATTCCAATTTGGTTTGCCATTGCCTGCAACGAGAGATCGTCTGTCAAGTGTTCGTTAATGTATTCAATAATTTGTTGTAATTTAGTTTTGGGAAGCCCCTTGTTGTGTTTCCAAGTCGTTGGTTTTTGAGTTGAATATCGTTGTAGTAGATGAACTGCTAGCAAGTTGGCTGCCGACTCAATGTAAAGGCGATTACGCATTTCATTAGAAGCAAGTTCTGACAATAACGCCAGCCCAAGGCTGTGAATTAGAGAGTCGGATATTTGATGTTGAGGTACAAGTTCAATACATTCTCTACTAGTTGATTCTTCAGCAATACGAGTCATCAGTTCAGGTTTGAGGGAGAGAAAAGCATACTCAGCTTCTCCATATATCCACACCCTATGATGAACTTGAGCCGGAAGCAAAAAAGCTTCACCACAGGTCATATGGGAACAATGAAATTTGCCGTCTACCTTCCGTTCTACTTTCAGTTGGTTGCACTGAGTTATAACTACCAAAATATGCTGTGTATGAAAGTGTTCGGGAGTTTCGTGAGTCGGCTGGGAATGATGCTCAATATTAATTTCATTCCACCCTTTCCCATAACTAGAAAGGATGGCTTGATGAGGAAGAATTTTTGAAAGTGAATTTTCAACGGTTGAATCAATAGCTAAAAGTTCATCTTTTGACATTACTTCTTTTGGTCTCCATGTAACCTTTGACATTACTTCTTTTGGTCTTCATGTAACCTTTGAGTATCTAAATCTATATGCTGTGTTTATATGATACCCAAATAGTTTGCTTTCTAAGCATATTACAGATCAAAGACACTTGTTTACAATACTTGATAAAGCCCGTGATGGGGATTGAACTCACTTTCACCGGACAGTACACTTCCATCCCCTCCCCAAACCGTTATCGAAACACTGGACAGTTCACACAAAAATATTTAGACTAGTCTAAAACCAGAGGTCTTTCAGTACGAGATATGATTAATGAGGGCAGACAATGAACTTTGTTCTTGACTGCTCAATAGCAATGGCGTGGGGAATTGAGGATGAAGCAACAGAATTTACTGACTCATTACTAGAGGAACTTGCAGGAGGAAGTGCAAAAGTACCCTCCATCTGGTTTCTTGAGGTTGCAAACGTTCTTGCAATAAGTGAACGAAGGGGGCGAAGCAATCAAGCACAGATTTCTCAATTTCTCGGACTCTTAGGTAGCCTTCCCATTACCGTTGATACAAAAACTGAAGAGAAAGCATTTACTGACATCCTTAATCTTGCGCGAACTCATAAACTGACCTCCTACGATGCAGCATATTTAGAACTTGCGCTCCGTGAAGGATTACCTCTTGCAACACTTGATGAAGGACTGAAACAAGTTGCGTCCAAACTTGGTGTAACCACGCTGTGATTGAATCTTGAGTTTCAGTTTATATCGAATCCGTTTGCACGAAATCATTTTGTTCGCTAACTGTAAGAGAAATGTTGTTAACTCTGCGATCGCAGGAATAAATATTTTTACTATAAATATATTTTGCCAAAGCGCGCTGCGAAAAACCTTCCCACACTTATCCATAAGTCGTTAAGTAGGGAGGTGAACCAACAGCGCTAGTTTTTAATTTAATATGAGGAGTGCGTAGCACTTGCACAGTATTCCTTCGCCATTTTGGTCGAGGTGTTTGCCGTAGCTTGCCATGCATCCGACAGTTAGTCGGAACCTGTTTGTGACTAGGAAAATAAAATTTATGACGATTAAAACCACCACAAATATTTATTTTTCTGCCAACCCGACTCCATACATTCGACTTTAAGCAGTCCTCTGGCTTTTTAAAGTAAATTGCATTTTGTTTGGGAAGCTTTTCAGTTCTACCTTGACCACGACGCGCTATGACTATGGCAGCAGAACAACCAGAGTTTAGCCCATACATAGCCATGTATTTCGTGACTCCGATGATTGAGGTATAAGCAGCGTTAACTTTAATTAAGCTAAGACCTTGCCTGATGCAGCGTGTTTCAATCATCTGGGTAAATTTGGAATAAGCAAAATTAGACAGCATTCTTGCAGATTTTGGAGAGCGTTCTTTAAGGGCTGCTTTTTTTTGCGTAAAATCTAAATCTTCTATTGCTATTGGCACTTGATTAACTTTTGCTTCATTGACAATTTGTACAATAGCTTTGCCTAAAATATCCTGTGTTTGGTGAGTTGATTTATCCTGAATATTAACTTGAAGAGAACCATGTCGTTTCAAATTTCCGTGGGGATCAACAATTGACCAGTCAATACTACTGGGATTAAAGTCTATTCCTAAAACACCATTTTCCCTAGATGTGATAACTTCCCCAACGGGCTGGTCAATGATTGCATTAACATACCAGATTCCATTCTCTTTTCTGGACAAGTTTAACCGATATTGGACAACTTTAGAAAAGAAAAGACTTATCTAGTTATATCCGATCGCACGATGGGAGAAGTTTCGGTTTAATCCCCTGCCGTCTCGCTAGCAGTTGGAGGCATTAGCTAAGGTTATGGGGGTTGATGTTGACAGGTTAGCGCAGATCAAGCACCTGTTGGGGTGGGGATGAAAATGGAGCCAATTCGATTATGTGCTGCTCGTTATGCCGAGTCGCTTTGCCCCAAGATTGGGCGGCGACGCAAAATAATCTGGCGGGTGCTTACTGGGACAGAATATTGGGCGACAAAGCACAGAATTTAGAAATGGCGATCGCATCTCACTCTACTGCTTTGGAAGTAACAACCCGCGACGCCTTTCCCCAACAATGGGCGATGACGCAAAATAATCTGGGGAATGCTCACCGTAACAGAATATTGGGGGACAAATCACAGAATATAGAAATGGCGATCGCATCTTACACGAATGCTTTGTCAGTTTACACCCGCGACGCCTTCCCGCAAAACCACGCTCTGACATTATCCAACCTGGGTCTTGAAAAGAATAATCTACGCATCAGACAGAAACTGAAACAAATTTAGATTATTACTTCTTTGCAAAATGAGTGGTTCAGCGAACACGAACGAATAACAGGGAACGCGATCGCCGTTTATCATATTCTCTCGACTGCCGTGAAATCTCTATCTAGTACTGAGTGTAAAAAGATATCAGTTTTTATTGATGCAATATGTCAGCTATCAGTCGCTAGAACGCGGTTAGGAGTGATTGTACCTGCCTGCTTAAGAATCTTCTTGTTTTTCTAAATCAGTAAATATATCATGCTGTTCTCGAAAAACCCTTTGAGTTTGAGATAAACCTAAATCCATAGAAAGCAAATCAACACCATCAATAATTTTAGGTATCTGAGATTCATCAACTTGTAGACCCTCAAAACACGTTTGTCTGTAATCTGGTCTTTGCTGAAAGCGTTCGAGCGCTTTTTTTAAAGGCCTTATGACTTCGTAAGCCTCTTCAGCTTTATCAATTGATGGTTGAGGTATTGGAGATTGTAACCTGAGAACCGCTAAATCGATTAAATCTCTGGATTCTACACCATCATCCATGTATCGGTCAGAATTTGCCAGTAGTTTAGAGGTGAAACAATCATTTAAACTTAAGCACGGAACAGGCGACCATTTGGGGTATCTCGGAGGGTCTAGTTGAAAACGACTTTCAGCAATAATTTCTATCTTAATAAAGACATCGTCTACACAAACTGTCATGCGTATCCCATACTGATCGGTTGTACTGCGTCCAATTTGAATTTTACTTAAATCACGAAATAATGCTTCATGTCCATCATCAAATACTACTGTACGTAGATATTTGTATCCTTCTGTACCAACAGAAGCAATAAAATCAACGTCATTACTCCATCGGTATTCTTCAAAATCTAGAGCAAGAAGGGTTCCACCACCAAAGTAAGCAGAACCCTTCCTAAGTATCTCACAATCTAAAGATTCAAGAATTGCAAGAATTTTATTATGGTGGTCTAATCTAAAGGTCATAACTCAACTAACAACCAGGATTTATAACGTCTGGTAAGTTCTTTAAGGAAATTAATTTCTTCACCCTCTAGATTGTTGTATATGTCACGATATCGCCAACCACGCTCATAGCGGCTAAGCATTTCTTCTGGTGAGAAGCGATACACATCAGCAGTCTGCCAGCAAATTGATTCCAAAAAGGGTAGTCTTTTTGGGACAGTGAGAGAATTAATTGTTGGTGTTGCGGTTGCCATACTTTTTTAATCAACCACTTATGTTTACTTTTTTCTAGAATTAGTTTATTCTAAAATTAAATTTTATTCAAATAACTTCACCAGAGAATTTGGTGATATCGTAAAAGCCTTAGTAATTGCCGATAAGAGTGCAGAACGCCTAAGGTTTAGGTAAAGCAGCAAGACTTGGGGGCGCGATCGCACGATGGGAGAAGTTTCGGTTTAATCCCCCGCCGTGACTATACGGAACTAAAATATCAATAATTGGGTATCAATTCATGTACTCTACTAGCATGATACTCATTTGATCCCCAAATGGCAAAAAAATAGCCAAAAAATATCCAACCGATAGACCAAAGTTAGCCTAAAAAAATTATTTATTGTAGTTTCTAAAAAATTTAAAAGCGGCAAATCCTTACTAATCAAGAGTTTCCCTGCTTTCAGCTTGTATTATTATGAAAAGCCCGTGATGGGGATTGAACTCATGACCTCACCCTTACCAAGGGTGTGCAAAATGACCAATTACCAAGGCTTTGAGCGAGTTGCATAGTTGGATTATGCAAGAACTATGCAACTTAGAGAATGTACGAGACTGGGAAGCCTTCATCTAGAGTACCTAAGATTACCCCACGTAACAATAATGGCGGAATCATAATCAGGTTTCAATACCAAGGGAAGCAATACTCTATCTCTCCAGGTGGAAAATATAGCGATAAGCTGGCAATTGCAAATGCTAATAAGATCGCTAGCCAAATTAAAACAGACATTCTTGCTGGTTACTTTGACCCCACACTAGAGAAGTATCAGCCAAAAGTGAAACAACCTGATAACGTTGTTTCAATCAATAAGGATGTAGCACTGAGCCTAAAAGAATTGTGGGAACAGTACAAATTAGCGAAACGAGCGAGTGTGGCTGAGACAACTCAAAAAGAAAAATGGTCACAGATTGATAGATGCTTAACTAAAGTCTCACCTGAGATACTCAATCCAGAGAATGCTCGGTTGTTGATACCAGAATTACTCAAAGCCTATTCTAGTACTACACTGGAGAGAATCATTAACGATATACACGCTTGTAGCCATTGGGCTTTCGAGACTGGGTTAATCAGCATTAACCCTTGGAGGAGATTGAAACAGCAGTTACCAGATAAACCTCAAAGCAGTAGAACAAAAAAAGCATACTCAAGGGATGAAGTCAACGCTATTATTCAAGCGTTTAGAGGTGATTGGTACTGCAACTCCAAGTCAGCTTTCAAGGATAGCTGGTATGCTGACTTTATCGAGTTTTTGTTTCTTACTGGTTGTCGTCCTGAAGATGCGATCGCGTTAACTTGGGAACAGGTCAAGGAACGAGTTATCGTGTTTGATAAAGCTTACTCTTGCGGCGTTTTGAAAAGTACGAAAAACAATAAGGCTCGAATGTTTCCCATAACGCCACAAATCAGAGAGTTACTAGATCGGCGCTTAACCTCTGTTTCTACCATTCCTACCAAACTGGTATTTCCCGCACAAAACGGTAATTACATCAACCTCAGAAACTTCACACAACGGTACACCAAGAGGATTATAGAAAATTTAGTGAGTGAAGGTAAAGTGAAACAATACTTACCTACTTACAATCTCAGAAACACAAGTATCACTCATTATCTCCGTCAAGGTGTAGACATAGCTACTGTGGCGGCGCTAATGGAAACGAGTGAAGAAATGATTAATCAGCACTACTGGAGTCCAGATGATGACATCATCAACAACAATGTTCAATTACCGGAAATTTAGAACCATAGCAATAACACAGGTAAAAGTAACAGAGTTATAACTGCATTCATCATACTGGCACTAACAACACTCATCTAACATACAGTTGCAAGGGATAGAAACATACAATACTATCCCTTGTTCTTATGCAATGAAGTCACGAACAAGAATCAGTCAATCAAAGAAATTCTATTATGCTATTTGGCTGCAATTCTAAAAGGTCGTGCCGATCTCCAACAGTTCTTGCATCTAGTTGGTTCTGGTGGCACGGGTAAAAGTACATTTGTTAAACTTGCAATATCTTTGATAGGTAGTAATAATGTATGTAGCACTACTCTGAACGATTTTTGTGTTAAAACTTTTGGAGTTGCGAATGTTCACCAAAAGCGATTGGTAGTATTTGCAGATCAAAGTAAATATACGAGAGATGTGCAAAAATTTAAGTCACTTACAGGACAAGATGAGCTTCAAGCAGAAAAAAAATATGAACAACCGTTTCAATTTAGATTTGATGGTATGGTCATCATGGCATCAAATGACCTGGTGTTTGATACTCATAACTCATCTTGGTTGACAAGGAGACAGATTTTAATTTTCTTCAAACAAACTGTAGACAAAACAAAGCGTAGAGATTTAGAAAAAGAGTTTCAACCTGAGTTGAACGCATTAACTCAATATTTACTGGCTATCCCTGATGAAACAGTTACTCAAGTATTGAGGAATGCAGCCGATAACCCAGAACTCGCTCAATATAGTTTGGAGCAACAAATCAGTAATAATCCTATGGCGGGTTGGATTGATGAGTGCGTTATCCGAGGTGCCAATACCAAAAGTTCAATAGGGAGTGATAGAGAAGACGCCGCAACTCTATTTGGTAGCTATACACAATGGTGCCGTAAGTCTGGTAATTATGCTCCCAATACGCGGAATTTTAGCCCCCACCTACTGGATTTTTGCAACTCTATTATGGGATGGAAGGATGTAAAAAAAGTTCGTAGTAACAAAGGTTATTGCATTCAGGGCTTGAGATTGCGGGAACCTGGTAAGGACGATGATCTGCCTTCACCACTAGCAGGCAGTGTAGAGTCAAACCTACACAGTGAAGGGTAGAGTGTAGTACCACAATTCAGTCAGGGTAAGCATTGTGTAGGTTGTGTAGGGTTAGAGCGTTATTCCTTTTATATTTATTGAGGAATGATGCTCTAACCTGGAAATAAAATCAGAAAATTACCTACAGATATATCAATAATCCTACACACTCTACACAATCCAGTCAGTATAAGGATTCAAACACTACACTAAAGTCTACACAGTGTAGGGTCAATCCTACACATCCCAAGCAAGTAACGAAGTACTGTTTATTCATTTCCTTGAACTGTCGATAGCCTGAGTTAATACTGACATATTAAAGAAACCTGTGTTATAAAAAACATAAAATTTGACTGTATCAATTGGCTATGGATTACGCAATCTCAATGAAGTTAGGTGGCGAAAGAGTTTATGCAGATAAATGTGATTTTTCTTCATACAACGATCACAAGTTACGTTGTCCTGTATGTGGAGAACCTGTTTATATAAAACGAGGTGAGTGTAGAAAACCTCATTTCGCTCATATTCATGCCACTAATGCTAGACAAGTGGAGCAATGTGAACTGAGAGCATCATCATTTGGTAATAGTACAGCAATCAGTAACTTCATTGAGGATAGAGGACAAAGGCTAGAGATATTTCAAAAGAGCTTCTTAAGTATGATTGCTATTGGAAAAGAGAAAATTGTTGATGATGTGAAATTTAATAACTGGATTCGTGCGGTAAAATCTCACAATAATCCAACAATGGATAGCATTACAAACGCTTGTAAAACCTATTTTCTAACTCATCACCAGCAACTGGAGGCAACATATAATCTTACTATTCTTCACAAAGAAGTAAAAGATAAGCGAACTTTACTGCAACAGCAAATAGCTCTAGAAGCAATAGATTACTTGTGTGTCAAGTCTAGCTTGAAGTTGTTGGAGTACCTACTGCATTACAGCATTTACAAACTATACGAGCACGAACAAGATAAGTTGCTTAGACAAAAGATAGGAAGAAAAGATATAGATATTATTTGTCAGTTCGCAGCCAAAGTAATTATCTCCAATTCTTGGATAGAACAATTTGATTTTGTAATAAACATACATAGAGATGTTCCTAGTGTTCAACTTACAATAATTAATAATCAGTTAGAAAATATCCATCATGAAGACGAGCAACATCATGATTCTTCTATAGAGAAAATCAAATTCAATGCATCTGTATATGATATTTTATCTAACTGGTCGCTACCATTTGAAATCACTCTAAACAAGGGGGATTTCCTATATCATGAGAAACAACCTACAGGGTTGTTTCAGATTTGCTTAGAGCAGAATCGCATAGTTCTCTATAAACTAGGCAAAACCTATCAGAAGTACTTCGATATGGGAGAATCTAAGCGAGATAACCACATAAACCATCTAGTAGGCAAATCAGCCATACAAGCTAACAGCCATTCCCTGTTACAAGACAGACAGCGCATATGTGAACTAGGGAAAATCGTGGTCAGCGTATTCCCGTGTCATCAGTGGATAGCAACACAGCCGAAGTATGAATTCATTGCAAAATCACTAACTAGCAGTCACAAATTACCTTCAGATATTGACAATACCTATCGGGGTATTGTCGTTACTGAAGATACAGCAACACTGAGAGATACAGTACTTTGTAAAAAGCAGTACTTAGGCGAACGCTCTATGTGTAAAGTCATCATGTCCCCTACTATTGCGGTAGGTAATAAGACTGTAGAAACACACGTTTCTGGTAACTTGAAAGCAGAGTTTATCTGGATTGATGGGTTATTGAAAACTACTGAAAAAAAGATGATTACAAACAATAGTAAAATCATTGCTGAAAAACTAGGCAATGATAAACTATCAGCCGATCAACAAGATGAATTACACAACAAAAAGAAGAATATCAAAACTCTTCTCTCAACAGTACGCAAACACACTAGACGTCTCAATCCGGATATGTTGGATTCATCATTAGTTGAAATCAGTTCTGCGATCGCGGAATACCTAGTTCAAAACAATGTATCCCGTAATGATATTGTGGGTATGATGCAAAAACTTACCTATAACAACTACATCAAGTTGCGAGACAAGGCAATAATTCACCATAATGGTAAAGATAGTAGTCAACCGAGACATTTACCTCAATTAGAAAACTCATTAATTTCTGAAGAAATAGCCATTCATAGTATTGATAGTTATGTAGCCAACAACAGCGATAAAGACATCAAAGCAGCAGAACACAGCGCAAAAAAGGCTTGTCAGCAAGCAAGATCTGTAATCCGTCAATATGAAGCTACACTGAGTCAGATAGAACAACGTCAAGTACTCAATGACTCAGAGATAGGTAGACTAGCCCTGGATATGACAAAGTACTGTTTTACAACGCTAGAACTCAATAAATACAACTTTGTGGGAATGTTCAAACAATTTACAAATGATCTCAATAACTGGCTGAAAGATGCCAGTGAGATAAAAGACAGCGATAAACGTAACCAATGGATGAAAGATAACTATCAATCCCTACCATTCGTACAGTTTAGAGATACTGTGTT
This genomic interval from Scytonema hofmannii PCC 7110 contains the following:
- a CDS encoding isochorismatase family protein, with the translated sequence MTYEMLDDNNACALLIDHQAGLMLFAGDIDPVHLRNNSIALAKVLKLHNIPVVLTAAAMGPAGPLGPIIPEIRELFPDVQPIYRTKINSWHDERIRGAIEATGRKKVIAAGITADFCIGIPAKSMASEGYDVRLVIDASGNYSNIVLHSSIANLTQHGVKVTNWLSVACELQQDWAIEHTAKGLLAIYQQHLPQWGMLEMTQSSWKSTQNQQPSAAN
- a CDS encoding helix-turn-helix domain-containing protein — its product is MSKDELLAIDSTVENSLSKILPHQAILSSYGKGWNEINIEHHSQPTHETPEHFHTQHILVVITQCNQLKVERKVDGKFHCSHMTCGEAFLLPAQVHHRVWIYGEAEYAFLSLKPELMTRIAEESTSRECIELVPQHQISDSLIHSLGLALLSELASNEMRNRLYIESAANLLAVHLLQRYSTQKPTTWKHNKGLPKTKLQQIIEYINEHLTDDLSLQAMANQIGMSKYHFSRLFKQSTGQTPWQYVSQRRLEIAKQLLAKQELSIAEISDRLGFTNQQQLTTFFRKHMGIAPFVYRQSL
- a CDS encoding type II toxin-antitoxin system VapC family toxin, with protein sequence MNFVLDCSIAMAWGIEDEATEFTDSLLEELAGGSAKVPSIWFLEVANVLAISERRGRSNQAQISQFLGLLGSLPITVDTKTEEKAFTDILNLARTHKLTSYDAAYLELALREGLPLATLDEGLKQVASKLGVTTL
- a CDS encoding IS200/IS605 family accessory protein TnpB-related protein, which encodes MSRKENGIWYVNAIIDQPVGEVITSRENGVLGIDFNPSSIDWSIVDPHGNLKRHGSLQVNIQDKSTHQTQDILGKAIVQIVNEAKVNQVPIAIEDLDFTQKKAALKERSPKSARMLSNFAYSKFTQMIETRCIRQGLSLIKVNAAYTSIIGVTKYMAMYGLNSGCSAAIVIARRGQGRTEKLPKQNAIYFKKPEDCLKSNVWSRVGRKINICGGFNRHKFYFPSHKQVPTNCRMHGKLRQTPRPKWRRNTVQVLRTPHIKLKTSAVGSPPYLTTYG
- a CDS encoding tetratricopeptide repeat protein, with the protein product MCCSLCRVALPQDWAATQNNLAGAYWDRILGDKAQNLEMAIASHSTALEVTTRDAFPQQWAMTQNNLGNAHRNRILGDKSQNIEMAIASYTNALSVYTRDAFPQNHALTLSNLGLEKNNLRIRQKLKQI
- a CDS encoding nucleotidyl transferase AbiEii/AbiGii toxin family protein, translated to MTFRLDHHNKILAILESLDCEILRKGSAYFGGGTLLALDFEEYRWSNDVDFIASVGTEGYKYLRTVVFDDGHEALFRDLSKIQIGRSTTDQYGIRMTVCVDDVFIKIEIIAESRFQLDPPRYPKWSPVPCLSLNDCFTSKLLANSDRYMDDGVESRDLIDLAVLRLQSPIPQPSIDKAEEAYEVIRPLKKALERFQQRPDYRQTCFEGLQVDESQIPKIIDGVDLLSMDLGLSQTQRVFREQHDIFTDLEKQEDS
- a CDS encoding tyrosine-type recombinase/integrase, which gives rise to MYETGKPSSRVPKITPRNNNGGIIIRFQYQGKQYSISPGGKYSDKLAIANANKIASQIKTDILAGYFDPTLEKYQPKVKQPDNVVSINKDVALSLKELWEQYKLAKRASVAETTQKEKWSQIDRCLTKVSPEILNPENARLLIPELLKAYSSTTLERIINDIHACSHWAFETGLISINPWRRLKQQLPDKPQSSRTKKAYSRDEVNAIIQAFRGDWYCNSKSAFKDSWYADFIEFLFLTGCRPEDAIALTWEQVKERVIVFDKAYSCGVLKSTKNNKARMFPITPQIRELLDRRLTSVSTIPTKLVFPAQNGNYINLRNFTQRYTKRIIENLVSEGKVKQYLPTYNLRNTSITHYLRQGVDIATVAALMETSEEMINQHYWSPDDDIINNNVQLPEI
- a CDS encoding DNA primase family protein, which produces MFLCNEVTNKNQSIKEILLCYLAAILKGRADLQQFLHLVGSGGTGKSTFVKLAISLIGSNNVCSTTLNDFCVKTFGVANVHQKRLVVFADQSKYTRDVQKFKSLTGQDELQAEKKYEQPFQFRFDGMVIMASNDLVFDTHNSSWLTRRQILIFFKQTVDKTKRRDLEKEFQPELNALTQYLLAIPDETVTQVLRNAADNPELAQYSLEQQISNNPMAGWIDECVIRGANTKSSIGSDREDAATLFGSYTQWCRKSGNYAPNTRNFSPHLLDFCNSIMGWKDVKKVRSNKGYCIQGLRLREPGKDDDLPSPLAGSVESNLHSEG